CAAAGTTCATCTCCACATTGTTGACCTGTGCTATGAAGATGGCGGCCAGCGCTTCATACAGAGCCGTGCCATCCATGTTGATGGTCGCTCCCACCGGCAGCACAAACCGTGTGATTCTCTTATCAATTTTGTTGTTCTCCTCCAGACATTTGAAGGTGACTGGGAGTGTTGCTGAGCTGGGGggtgaaagaagaaaaacagaagatCCAATATTTGCAGGTACGGACTCTTAGCTTGGTTTACTTTTCCCCCATATTAAACGATAACCCCATTAAGGGAATATATAGTATTTATACTACTAGATTCGAGTGATGTAAGTGATGTAAACAGTGACTAAAACATGGTATTGGCCCTGGACCAAAGCagcttttatttgatattagagTATTAGGTTACTCCATAAGATATTTGATTTTCTAAAGAAGAGTTTGAAAGATATTTTTGACAGGCATGTTTTTCACTGCAGTAAAATAACTCATTGCACAGATGTGGCTAGTCACAGACTTGGTTCATCAGCTTATCTTCAAATTATGTGTCATTCTGTATCTACGCTGCCCCCCAAAGCATTTTGTGGACATGCAGTGGCAGTCCCACTGCCAGAGCTACCAATTCAGAAGTGGGTTACATAAACCTAGCTCACGCTCGCTGTgcggcttcgtagcctctgatttcaggtAAAGGAAAAGTGTTcaacctctgaaatagcagtagcacacacacgctgttgttgtgatccTGTGGGCTACGTAGAGCCCACGTGATCTATCCAGCAATGGGCACTGCTGGATAGAAGGGCTGGAGTGGAATGACTGCTTGTATCGGAGCGAttatatcggagattttagaggcagtctgATATAATCCATTactcgttttttggctgatattggaccgatatccgatatcaatatcggatcgggacatccctactgAACTGtcctgtaccacgtgattgaaACCAGGCAATTTTGTTGAGGTGTGTCAGTGTTGGGTAGACTTACCTGGACGAGGTCCCCAGGGCTGTCACTAGAGCTTGCAGGAGCCCAGCAATGAAGATAAAGGGGTTCTGTCGAGTGATGACAAAATATAGAGTGGGGAGGATAAGAACACCGTGGATCAATAAGCCAATGATGACTGTGATGGTGTACATTCCCAGCTGGCCACCCATCTGTGTCAGGTCATCCATTTCCACAATCTTTCCTGCGATGAGGAACAGGATACCAATGGGAGCGTACCTGAAAGAGGACAGCAGTACTGAGTCACCGGGCAAAGGTGAAATGGTTCAACAAACTTTCTACAGGGTAAGCTCGTACCACATGATGATGGCAACCAGACGCATGATCGCCTCATTGAGGCTGTCAAAGAAGTCCCTCAGGAGCTGGCCCTGCTCCTTCATATTGCCAATTATCAGGCCAAAGCACATGGAGAAGACCACCAACCCGAGGGCATTGACCCCGTTCACCTGACCCGGCACTGGAATCACTTCTTCCCGGGTGATCTCCATGACCTCCTGGGTTCCATTGGTTGAGTTGAAGATTGTATCATTTATGGTCACTGTCACTTGGACCACTCGTTTCCCGTATTTGGTTTTGAACTGGTGAACAACAGAAGGAATTGAGCTTTGATTAAACCAGTCTAAACTTGTCGGGGTAGTTTGGTTTCATACACCAAACAGGGACAGAAACCTGAAGGCAGAACGGttttctggtaaaaaaaaaaacttctcccaaaaggaaacaaaggagTGTACTAATCTCCATATTCAGATTAAGATTTCGCCTGAGAGGCTTCAGATTTAGGCTGTTGCTTAATGAAAGATCGTCCAAAGCTCACCTGCTGAGTGCAGGCCTGGACCAGgtttggtggaaacatgtttcTGAAGGGAAAGAAATCACAGTGGCATGAGAACTGACATCAAACCCTGTGAAATCTCACTCTACTTCCTCAGTTATACGCTGGATACCTGATCAGATCTAGGAAGGCGTCGGCTGGACTGACTTGCTCTATCTTCTGCTGCTTCCCAAACTCATCCTTTGAGCCTTTTCCCGGGTGGATGATGAGGACGATTAGGATCCCAATGAAGACTGCGATGAAGGTCGTGGTCATGTAGTAGATCACGGCTCTCATGCCCATCTTTCCTGAGGCTTTGCTGTCCAAAGCTGCCATTCCTAAAAGACACAGGGTGGGGATGTAGCTGAAATTACCAGTAAAAAAGTATCTTTGGAAACGTAAAAAGCACAAAGGGTTTGTTTAGTGATGACCAGGTAACATGGGTTGTACCTGTCACTAGACTGGAGACCAGTAGCGGCAGAACAAGCATCTGAAGCATCCTCATCAACAGCTCTCCAGGGAAGGAGAAGTACTTCATTTCTCGATAGGACATCTTGTAGGGACGCAGGGCAAATCCCAGAATAACTCCTgcacacagagagcgagagagagagagagagagacgtagGACAGTGTAGGACTGTCCATAATCACACCTGAGACGTTTATCACGTCACCTGCAGAGGTCGCTCACCTACAATCACTGCCCCGACAGTGAAGAGCACAAAGGCGTTCTTCTTGAGGAAAGCCTGGACGTCTTCTTTGGAGATCTCCTCCACTTTCCTCTTGGCCTTCATGGTGCGTATGTGAATGCCTTCCCTGAAGCGCTGCATCCTGCCGAGATAATGGAACCAGGGGTAAACACGTTCTTTTATGGAATAATCGTCATTTAATTGCTAATTTAAATCATAGaactttataaatataaaagtcctTCACTGCCAACTTTACTACCACTGTTTGACTGATGGCAATATTTTACAGGGAACATGTCAGCAAACCAATGGCCACAAGGGGGCACCAGATTTTTGCTGTCCATTACTGACAGTGACCCTGTAAATAAAGTTATAGACATTTTCAGACAATGAGTTCCAGATAATGTCCACAGAACATTCTGGAGTTTGCCGTTCACCTTTTGAAGAACACATCTTGAGGTTGTGAGGGTcagacacatttacaacagcaggagaatctccagaggaggaggaggaggtggaggtggaagtGGACACTCGTCAATTCTCTGTGGATTATCCAgagtttctcctgctgttttctcacatgagc
This Solea solea chromosome 19, fSolSol10.1, whole genome shotgun sequence DNA region includes the following protein-coding sequences:
- the LOC131445935 gene encoding excitatory amino acid transporter 1-like, translating into MQRFREGIHIRTMKAKRKVEEISKEDVQAFLKKNAFVLFTVGAVIVGVILGFALRPYKMSYREMKYFSFPGELLMRMLQMLVLPLLVSSLVTGMAALDSKASGKMGMRAVIYYMTTTFIAVFIGILIVLIIHPGKGSKDEFGKQQKIEQVSPADAFLDLIRNMFPPNLVQACTQQFKTKYGKRVVQVTVTINDTIFNSTNGTQEVMEITREEVIPVPGQVNGVNALGLVVFSMCFGLIIGNMKEQGQLLRDFFDSLNEAIMRLVAIIMWYAPIGILFLIAGKIVEMDDLTQMGGQLGMYTITVIIGLLIHGVLILPTLYFVITRQNPFIFIAGLLQALVTALGTSSSSATLPVTFKCLEENNKIDKRITRFVLPVGATINMDGTALYEALAAIFIAQVNNVEMNFGQIITISITATAASIGAAGIPQAGLVTMVIVLTSVGLPTDDITLIIAVDWFLDRLRTTTNVLGDSIGAGIIEFLSRHELRSKDVEMGNSVLEEKERKKPYKLISQDSDFENDKRAHSESIM